A window of Nitrospiria bacterium contains these coding sequences:
- a CDS encoding MBL fold metallo-hydrolase produces the protein MILEHLAVGLFQCNCLILGCETTHDAIVVDPGDEADRILEILGHRGLKLKAILHTHAHLDHVGATHQLQSITGASVALHGEDLFLHSNLKMQAEFLGLPVPTPARIDHFLKDKEEVKVGDLQTQILHTPGHTPGSICFHFPGEREILLTGDTLFAGSIGRTDLWGGSYDDILNSVRQLMEFKDETEVFPGHGPVTTIAQERNSNPFVQELF, from the coding sequence ATGATACTTGAACATTTAGCAGTTGGGCTTTTTCAATGTAACTGCCTGATCCTGGGTTGTGAAACCACCCATGATGCTATTGTGGTGGATCCGGGTGACGAGGCGGACCGTATTCTGGAGATTTTAGGCCACCGTGGACTAAAACTCAAAGCCATTCTTCATACCCATGCCCATCTGGACCACGTAGGAGCAACTCACCAACTTCAATCCATAACCGGTGCTTCTGTGGCCCTTCATGGTGAGGACCTTTTTCTTCACTCTAATCTAAAAATGCAAGCTGAATTTTTGGGCCTTCCGGTTCCCACCCCTGCCCGAATTGATCACTTTTTAAAAGATAAGGAGGAAGTCAAGGTGGGAGACCTTCAAACGCAAATTCTGCATACACCGGGACATACCCCCGGTTCAATCTGTTTCCATTTTCCAGGGGAAAGGGAAATCCTTTTAACAGGAGATACCCTTTTTGCTGGGAGCATCGGGCGTACAGACCTCTGGGGGGGATCCTACGATGATATCCTCAACTCCGTTCGCCAATTAATGGAATTTAAGGATGAGACCGAGGTTTTCCCAGGCCATGGCCCAGTTACCACCATTGCCCAGGAGCGTAATTCCAACCCTTTCGTTCAGGAATTGTTCTAA